A part of Pseudomonadota bacterium genomic DNA contains:
- a CDS encoding diguanylate cyclase: MADKDRLTGMTTDQYLRSDLDNEIQRARRFNRELAFILFEPRLDDAARSDMLYTILKGLGRTIDPVIRDIDISVRWGQQVLLVLPETGRTGAETVQSKIVEKFTQLTFSHPESGLAVAVDLRSVILIFPHDGSDKETLLYNLREQMQAQASTEDSSAAETSA, encoded by the coding sequence ATGGCGGATAAAGATCGGCTCACGGGAATGACCACCGACCAGTATCTTCGGAGTGATCTCGACAACGAGATCCAGCGCGCGCGCCGCTTCAACCGGGAGCTTGCCTTCATCTTGTTCGAGCCGCGTCTCGACGATGCCGCGCGCAGCGACATGCTGTACACCATTCTCAAGGGCCTCGGACGTACCATCGACCCCGTCATCCGCGACATCGACATCTCGGTGCGCTGGGGTCAGCAGGTGCTGCTCGTGCTGCCGGAGACTGGCCGGACCGGCGCCGAGACGGTGCAATCGAAGATCGTGGAGAAGTTCACGCAGCTCACCTTCTCCCACCCGGAGAGCGGCCTTGCCGTGGCTGTTGATCTGCGGTCGGTGATTCTCATCTTCCCCCACGACGGCAGTGACAAGGAGACGCTGCTCTACAACCTGCGCGAGCAGATGCAGGCACAAGCGTCGACAGAAGACAGCTCTGCGGCCGAGACCTCGGCCTGA